In a single window of the Elaeis guineensis isolate ETL-2024a chromosome 6, EG11, whole genome shotgun sequence genome:
- the LOC105035335 gene encoding protein ACCELERATED CELL DEATH 6 — protein sequence MNPVLYRAATQGDAEKLRDLIEKDPKVLNSLTPQDNTALHIAAKQGHKDIAKLILKSCETHLTMENVERETPFHIAARAGHVEIVKLLVSYAVNWPADLEPDQGPLRMRNKLGNTPLHEAVKHRHSQAAWELLDGDPAVGHLTNLSKETPLHIAAREGLASVVREILEHPWVAEEEEMQPPQSGTGSPLHQAALGGHINIMDMLLTERSDLIKVVDESGDTALHYAARKDNARMVEMLLKKDTSLVYVTNYDGQSPLHVASDSGSNLVIKELLKYCPDAAEQVDSAGMNALHIAVMSGKVSSLKCLLKNIQPEEIINQRDVNGDTPLHLAAKHSRIQSSLQLIDDKRVDPCILNNKGCTARKVIESLEPSEPLGPYQMYIWKKLKKREAKKFSKQQLPKIGMSRSFRKKASVPDEHFKLSVETYTLVAALIATVTFAASFTMPGGFHQQYGYALLGKHAAFKAFVISNTIAMCSSIIVIFCFIWAWKDPVRFKLYQLTWGHRLTIVACLAMIITLMTSVFLVVHDECLWLAIVVILIGCSTPFIVGAILGKDVMFIPL from the exons ATGAACCCTGTGCTGTACAGAGCAGCAACGCAGGGGGATGCCGAAAAGTTGAGAGATCTGATTGAAAAGGATCCCAAGGTCCTCAATTCTTTAACCCCTCAAGACAACACTGCTCTCCATATTGCCGCAAAGCAAGGCCACAAAGATATTGCCAAGTTAATCCTCAAATCATGTGAAACCCACCTTACAATGGAAAACGTAGAGAGGGAGACCCCGTTTCACATCGCGGCAAGGGCGGGGCACGTCGAAATAGTGAAGTTGCTGGTCAGTTATGCTGTGAATTGGCCGGCGGACTTGGAGCCGGACCAAGGCCCGCTGAGGATGAGGAACAAGCTGGGGAACACCCCATTACACGAGGCGGTGAAGCATCGCCACTCTCAGGCTGCATGGGAACTGTTGGACGGCGACCCGGCCGTCGGGCATCTGACAAACCTCAGCAAGGAGACGCCACTGCACATTGCAGCGAGGGAGGGGTTGGCGAGTGTGGTTAGGGAGATTTTGGAGCATCCATGGGTAGCAGAAGAGGAGGAGATGCAGCCACCGCAGTCCGGGACAGGCTCACCCCTGCACCAGGCCGCGCTCGGCGGCCATATCA ACATCATGGACATGTTATTGACTGAGAGAAGTGATCTCATCAAAGTTGTTGACGAATCCGGCGACACTGCTCTTCATTATGCAGCGCGAAAGGATAATGCTAGGATGGTGGAAATGCTACTGAAGAAGGACACTTCGCTCGTATATGTTACCAACTATGACGGGCAGTCCCCTCTTCATGTTGCCTCCGATTCCGGTTCAAACTTGGTGATCAAGGAGCTCTTGAAGTATTGTCCCGATGCTGCAGAGCAGGTAGATAGTGCAGGCATGAATGCGCTTCACATTGCCGTCATGAGCGGAAAGGTGAGCTCGTTGAAGTGCTTACTGAAGAATATACAGCCGGAAGAAATCATTAACCAGAGGGATGTCAATGGGGACACTCCTCTTCATTTGGCTGCCAAGCATTCTAGGATACAATCATCGCTCCAGCTGATTGACGATAAGAGGGTGGATCCCTGCATCTTGAACAACAAAGGTTGCACAGCTCGGAAAGTGATTGAATCTCTGGAACCATCGGAACCATTAGGCCCATATCAG ATGTACATTtggaagaagttaaagaagcgTGAAGCCAAAAAATTCAGCAAACAACAGCTCCCCAAAATAGGAATGTCCAGATCATTCCGAAAGAAGGCATCAGTACCTGATGAGCACTTCAAATTAAGCGTAGAGACCTATACTTTGGTGGCTGCACTCATCGCCACCGTTACCTTCGCCGCCAGTTTCACCATGCCCGGCGGTTTCCATCAACAATATGGCTATGCCTTACTGGGTAAGCATGCAGCCTTCAAGGCTTTTGTGATCTCTAATACCATTGCAATGTGTAGCTCGATCATTGTCATCTTCTGCTTCATTTGGGCATGGAAGGATCCAGTGCGCTTTAAACTCTATCAGCTGACATGGGGCCACAGGCTCACCATTGTCGCATGCTTGGCCATGATAATCACACTGATGACATCGGTATTTTTGGTTGTCCACGACGAATGCCTTTGGTTAGCAATTGTGGTGATCTTGATTGGTTGCAGCACGCCATTCATTGTTGGGGCTATACTGGGTAAAGATGTAATGTTCATTCCTCTGTAA